In the Salinirubrum litoreum genome, one interval contains:
- a CDS encoding archaeosine biosynthesis radical SAM protein RaSEA: MSQPSPEVYEQGRGMDAHNAVMREIRAEKQKHYDPHEPTRVWIDEDNTPDGVYQSLTIILNTGGCRWARAGGCTMCGYVAESVEGGSVSHDALMDQIDVCLDHEQENADERSGLIKIYTSGSFLDEREVGAETRRAIAETFGDRERIVVESLPDFVEQEKLADFTEQGLATDVAVGLETATDRVRHDCVNKYFDFEDFVAASEEAEAAGAGIKAYLLMKPAFLSEAEAIEDMKRSIRKCAEYCHTVSMNPCNVQRYTMVDDLHFRGGYRPPWLWSVAEVLRDTADADAIVVSDPVGHGSERGPHNCGECDDRVQTAIKDFDLRQDPSVFEQVSCECEGTWQVVCEEETSYGMPLTN; the protein is encoded by the coding sequence ATGAGTCAACCGAGTCCCGAAGTCTACGAGCAGGGACGCGGGATGGACGCGCACAACGCGGTGATGCGCGAGATCCGCGCCGAGAAGCAGAAACACTACGACCCGCACGAACCCACCCGGGTCTGGATCGACGAGGACAACACGCCCGACGGGGTCTACCAGAGTCTCACCATCATCCTCAACACCGGCGGCTGTCGCTGGGCCCGCGCCGGCGGGTGTACGATGTGCGGCTACGTCGCCGAGTCGGTCGAGGGCGGGAGCGTCTCCCACGACGCCCTCATGGACCAGATCGACGTCTGTCTCGACCACGAACAGGAGAACGCCGACGAGCGGTCGGGCCTGATCAAGATCTACACCTCCGGGTCGTTCCTCGACGAACGCGAGGTCGGCGCGGAGACGCGGCGAGCCATCGCCGAGACCTTCGGCGACCGCGAGCGCATCGTCGTGGAGAGCCTGCCGGACTTCGTCGAGCAGGAGAAACTCGCCGACTTCACCGAGCAGGGGTTGGCGACCGACGTGGCCGTCGGCCTGGAGACGGCGACCGACCGCGTGCGCCACGACTGCGTGAACAAGTACTTCGACTTCGAGGACTTCGTCGCCGCGAGCGAGGAGGCCGAAGCGGCCGGCGCGGGGATCAAGGCGTATCTGCTGATGAAGCCCGCGTTCCTCTCGGAAGCCGAAGCGATCGAGGACATGAAACGCTCGATCCGGAAGTGCGCAGAGTACTGTCACACCGTGTCGATGAACCCCTGTAACGTCCAGCGGTACACGATGGTCGACGACCTGCACTTCCGCGGTGGCTACCGCCCGCCGTGGCTCTGGTCGGTCGCCGAGGTCCTGCGCGACACCGCCGACGCGGACGCCATCGTGGTCTCCGACCCGGTCGGCCACGGCTCCGAGCGCGGCCCGCACAACTGCGGCGAGTGCGACGACCGCGTCCAGACGGCGATCAAGGACTTCGACCTCCGGCAGGACCCCTCGGTGTTCGAGCAGGTGTCCTGTGAGTGTGAGGGCACCTGGCAGGTCGTCTGCGAGGAGGAGACGAGCTACGGGATGCCCCTGACGAACTGA
- a CDS encoding DUF555 domain-containing protein has protein sequence MDCRVVVEAAVPVYDVANEDEAIRIAISKTGEMLNPDLNYVEIDMGSRTSPSGDELPPAFVAADEALVALELEMTVFNVERHEHASRIARKEIGQRLENIPLKVLEVEDVPDEDDSEDTTADTETDEDEDDDLLPEFDDLVED, from the coding sequence ATGGATTGCAGAGTCGTCGTCGAAGCGGCCGTTCCGGTCTACGACGTGGCGAACGAGGACGAAGCCATCCGGATCGCCATCTCGAAGACGGGAGAGATGTTGAATCCCGACCTCAACTACGTCGAGATCGACATGGGTTCCCGGACCTCGCCGAGTGGTGATGAACTACCGCCAGCGTTCGTCGCGGCCGACGAGGCGTTGGTCGCCCTCGAACTGGAGATGACCGTGTTCAACGTCGAACGCCACGAGCACGCCAGTCGGATCGCCCGCAAGGAGATCGGGCAACGACTGGAGAACATCCCGCTGAAGGTCCTCGAAGTCGAAGACGTCCCCGATGAGGACGACTCCGAGGACACGACCGCAGACACCGAGACCGACGAGGACGAGGACGACGATCTCCTCCCCGAGTTCGACGATCTCGTGG
- a CDS encoding molybdopterin-dependent oxidoreductase, with the protein MSTSGDAGPDTPRLAARLRSLLARAEPRPRVVDWSIFALVLVEFVTGMVSLTAGDPSQWLLFDVHAVVGPALVVLLVFKLRRVRHRITDRRLWDRTTAISVLAAVIAILALGTGFFWVMGGDFDFLLWNAMNVHIGLGLVLIPLVFLHLRARWRVPRRVDFEGRRTALQYTGLLVGGALFYRAQETANRVFDTPGADRRFTGSKPASDPGTTGNAAFPPTSWVADDPDPIPPDDWEVRVEGLVAESLSFGPEAVVSGADDDPPQGGVAADSELRALLDCTSGWYTEQDWRGVRVGDLLDAAGPSEDARYVRFVSVTGYRWSLPIEEARDALLATHVGGERLSHGHGFPMRLVAPGRRGFQWVKWIERVEVRRQGDPTQWLVTLISGFD; encoded by the coding sequence ATGTCGACTTCGGGCGACGCGGGCCCCGACACGCCGAGGCTCGCCGCGCGCCTCCGGTCGCTACTCGCCCGCGCCGAGCCACGACCGCGGGTCGTGGACTGGTCCATCTTCGCGCTCGTCCTCGTGGAGTTCGTCACCGGGATGGTGAGTCTGACTGCGGGCGACCCGAGCCAGTGGCTCCTGTTCGACGTCCACGCGGTCGTCGGTCCCGCACTGGTCGTCCTCCTCGTGTTCAAACTCCGCCGAGTGCGCCACCGGATCACGGACCGCAGGCTGTGGGACCGGACGACCGCGATTTCGGTACTGGCGGCCGTGATCGCCATCCTCGCGCTCGGCACCGGCTTCTTCTGGGTGATGGGCGGCGACTTCGACTTCCTGCTGTGGAACGCGATGAACGTCCACATCGGCCTCGGGCTCGTCCTGATACCGCTCGTCTTCCTCCACCTCCGGGCGCGCTGGCGGGTCCCGCGCCGCGTCGACTTCGAGGGGCGGCGGACCGCGCTCCAGTACACCGGTCTGTTGGTCGGGGGTGCCCTGTTCTACCGGGCACAGGAGACCGCGAACCGCGTCTTCGACACGCCCGGCGCGGACCGGCGGTTCACCGGGTCGAAACCCGCCAGCGACCCGGGGACGACCGGCAACGCCGCGTTCCCGCCGACGAGTTGGGTCGCGGACGATCCTGACCCGATTCCGCCGGACGACTGGGAGGTGCGCGTCGAGGGACTGGTCGCGGAGTCACTGTCCTTCGGGCCGGAGGCTGTCGTCTCGGGTGCCGACGACGACCCCCCACAGGGCGGGGTCGCGGCCGACAGCGAACTGCGTGCCCTGCTGGACTGCACGAGTGGCTGGTACACCGAACAGGACTGGCGGGGGGTGCGCGTCGGTGATCTGCTGGATGCCGCTGGACCGAGCGAGGACGCGCGGTACGTCCGGTTCGTCTCGGTGACGGGCTACCGGTGGAGTCTGCCGATCGAGGAGGCACGCGACGCCCTGCTGGCGACGCACGTCGGCGGGGAGCGACTGAGCCACGGCCACGGGTTCCCGATGCGACTCGTCGCCCCCGGCAGACGGGGGTTCCAGTGGGTGAAGTGGATCGAGCGTGTCGAGGTCCGGCGGCAGGGTGATCCCACACAGTGGCTCGTGACGCTGATCTCCGGGTTCGACTGA
- a CDS encoding CDGSH iron-sulfur domain-containing protein — protein sequence MPREVTLDARGPRFLDADDVDPEKGDVAVCQCGLSDEFPFCDGSHRATEDEAEDRRYKYVDGERREIARIEFADESSDDDAGGSPTDDD from the coding sequence ATGCCACGCGAGGTCACGCTCGACGCGCGGGGACCCCGGTTTCTGGACGCCGACGACGTCGACCCCGAGAAGGGCGACGTCGCCGTCTGTCAGTGCGGACTCAGCGACGAGTTCCCGTTCTGTGACGGGAGCCACCGCGCGACCGAAGACGAGGCCGAGGACCGTCGGTACAAGTACGTCGACGGCGAGCGACGCGAGATCGCACGCATCGAGTTCGCCGACGAATCGAGCGACGACGACGCTGGCGGCAGTCCGACCGACGACGACTGA
- a CDS encoding phosphoribosyltransferase: protein MSDLPDEFNCTVTNWEYIYGLCRDVSDDVKASEFEPDVIVALARGGWFAGRCICDFLGLDDLTSLKMEHYVGTAQKAGEPEVRYPMPEGSVEGKDVLIIDDIADTGGSIKRADEYVNDRNPGEVRTATLQLLGTSEFEPDYVGERLEEWAWIVYPWNFIEDMIDLVSGVMDKADEETFEKADIRHYLAEFHDLQRIEMEIAQAGRLDEVLTEMERRGIVDATDGAWRLLENEGLGA, encoded by the coding sequence ATGAGCGATCTCCCCGACGAGTTCAACTGCACCGTCACCAACTGGGAGTACATCTACGGACTGTGCCGCGACGTGAGCGACGACGTGAAGGCCTCGGAGTTCGAGCCGGACGTGATCGTCGCACTCGCCCGTGGCGGCTGGTTCGCGGGGCGGTGTATCTGCGACTTCCTCGGGTTGGACGACCTGACGAGCCTGAAGATGGAACACTACGTCGGGACCGCACAGAAGGCCGGCGAACCCGAAGTGCGCTACCCGATGCCGGAGGGGAGCGTCGAGGGGAAGGACGTGCTGATCATCGACGACATCGCCGACACCGGCGGGTCGATCAAGCGCGCCGACGAGTACGTCAACGACCGCAACCCCGGCGAGGTCCGCACCGCGACGCTCCAACTGCTCGGCACCAGCGAGTTCGAACCGGACTACGTCGGCGAGCGACTGGAGGAGTGGGCGTGGATCGTCTACCCGTGGAACTTCATCGAGGACATGATCGACCTCGTCTCGGGTGTGATGGACAAAGCCGACGAGGAGACCTTCGAGAAGGCCGACATCCGGCACTACCTCGCGGAGTTCCACGACCTCCAGCGCATCGAGATGGAGATCGCCCAGGCGGGGCGACTGGACGAGGTCCTCACCGAGATGGAACGTCGGGGGATCGTCGACGCCACCGACGGCGCGTGGCGACTGCTCGAGAACGAAGGGCTCGGAGCCTGA
- a CDS encoding aldo/keto reductase translates to MATREGTWRYRDRFGDSFARTYFRRFGDGVCSSVGVGTYLGDPTDEADDAYREAITTALDSGINVLDTAINYRCQRSERVVGEALRQSSADRDEVVVATKGGFLPFDGDRPDDPASYVREEFLRSGLVDPDDLAVGSHCIAPEFLDTQLDWSLDNLGLDSVDLYYVHNPETQRRVRSESAVYDRLEAAFERLEERRAEGDLRYYGVATWEAFRVPPDHDSYLSLPAVVRRAERAADSVGADDSGLQAIQLPFNVTMADAVTREVHESGSGSETTDAATSALRYAHEVGLDAFTSASIGQGDLAKSIPAEVDERLSGDTHAQRAINFARSAPGVTCSLVGTGTPAHVAENVASGTFEPLGAGAFDDVFA, encoded by the coding sequence ATGGCGACACGCGAGGGAACGTGGCGGTACCGCGACCGATTCGGCGACAGCTTCGCCCGCACCTACTTCCGCCGGTTCGGCGACGGTGTCTGCTCCAGCGTCGGCGTCGGCACCTACCTCGGCGACCCGACCGACGAGGCGGACGACGCCTACCGCGAGGCGATCACCACCGCGCTCGACTCCGGGATCAACGTCCTCGACACCGCGATCAACTACCGGTGTCAGCGCTCCGAGCGCGTGGTCGGCGAGGCACTCCGGCAGTCGTCTGCCGACCGCGACGAGGTGGTCGTGGCGACGAAGGGTGGCTTCCTCCCGTTCGACGGCGACCGACCCGACGACCCCGCGAGCTACGTCCGCGAGGAGTTTCTTCGGTCTGGACTGGTCGATCCGGACGACCTCGCGGTCGGGAGCCACTGCATCGCGCCGGAGTTCCTCGACACGCAACTCGACTGGTCGCTCGACAACCTCGGCCTCGACTCGGTCGACCTCTACTACGTCCACAACCCCGAGACACAGCGCCGCGTCCGGTCCGAGTCGGCGGTGTACGACCGCCTGGAGGCGGCCTTCGAGCGACTGGAGGAGCGCCGGGCCGAGGGCGACCTCCGGTACTACGGCGTGGCGACGTGGGAGGCGTTCCGGGTCCCGCCGGACCACGACAGCTACCTCTCGCTCCCGGCGGTCGTCCGCCGGGCCGAGCGTGCCGCCGACTCGGTCGGTGCCGACGACTCCGGCCTGCAGGCGATCCAACTCCCGTTCAACGTGACGATGGCCGACGCGGTGACGCGGGAGGTTCACGAGAGCGGGTCGGGGAGCGAGACCACGGACGCCGCGACCAGTGCGCTCCGGTACGCACACGAGGTCGGACTGGACGCCTTCACCAGCGCCAGCATCGGGCAGGGCGACCTCGCGAAGTCGATTCCCGCCGAGGTGGACGAGCGTCTGTCGGGTGACACACACGCCCAGCGTGCGATCAACTTCGCCCGGAGTGCGCCCGGCGTCACCTGCTCGCTGGTCGGGACGGGGACGCCGGCACACGTCGCCGAGAACGTCGCCAGCGGGACGTTCGAGCCACTCGGTGCCGGTGCGTTCGACGACGTGTTCGCCTGA
- a CDS encoding ribosome assembly factor SBDS → MISLDDAVTARLESHGARFEVLVDPDAALAIKRDEFDGELEDVIAAEDVFEDASRGDRPAESDLKKVFDTTDPLEIIPQVIRKGEIQITADQRRKMQEQKRKQLINRIARNAVNPQMDDAPHPPDRIDRALEEAGFTIDPMEPVESQVDDALDALRPVIPIRFAEVTVAVSVPANYAGSAQARIRKYGDLEREEWQNDGSWIGVLTFPAGMQNDFYDMVNDITSGEAETRIVKDKDEISTR, encoded by the coding sequence ATGATATCACTGGACGACGCCGTGACGGCCCGACTGGAGTCACACGGGGCACGGTTCGAGGTGCTGGTCGATCCGGACGCCGCCTTGGCGATCAAACGCGACGAGTTCGACGGCGAACTGGAAGACGTGATCGCCGCCGAGGACGTGTTCGAGGACGCGTCTCGCGGTGATCGCCCGGCCGAGTCCGACCTGAAGAAGGTGTTCGACACGACCGACCCGCTGGAGATCATCCCGCAGGTCATCAGGAAGGGAGAGATCCAGATCACGGCCGACCAGCGCCGGAAGATGCAAGAACAGAAGCGCAAGCAGTTGATCAACCGGATCGCCCGGAACGCGGTCAACCCGCAGATGGACGACGCGCCGCACCCCCCGGACCGGATCGACCGGGCGTTAGAGGAGGCCGGCTTCACCATCGACCCGATGGAACCGGTCGAGTCGCAGGTGGACGACGCGCTGGACGCCCTCCGGCCGGTCATCCCGATCCGCTTCGCCGAGGTGACCGTCGCGGTGTCGGTCCCCGCGAACTACGCCGGGAGCGCGCAGGCCCGCATCCGGAAGTACGGCGATCTGGAGCGCGAGGAGTGGCAGAACGACGGCTCGTGGATCGGCGTGCTGACCTTCCCGGCCGGGATGCAGAACGACTTCTACGACATGGTGAACGACATCACCAGCGGTGAGGCCGAGACCCGGATCGTGAAGGACAAAGACGAGATCAGTACGCGCTGA
- a CDS encoding DNA-3-methyladenine glycosylase family protein, with protein MERGAIPLDELAGGFDLQATVESGQSYLWRRGDGQMYETMSAHGGDHWYETVVPELDPVGNDRAVVRVRQHDGVLEWESSTDAVPILTHLLRLDDDLDAVLGATTDDPLLADAYDTYRGMRLVRDPPFACLISFICSAQMRVSRIHGMQVSLAEEYGDRVSFDGETYHAFPTPDQLAARTEGELRDLSLGYRAPYVQRTAEMVADGEAHPSEAQELAYEDAREYLTQFVGVGDKVADCVLLFSLGFLEAVPLDTWIRTAIADHYPDCDRGNYTETSRAIREQFGGEYAGYAQTYVFYFLRAGGE; from the coding sequence ATGGAACGCGGGGCGATCCCACTCGACGAGTTGGCCGGCGGCTTCGACCTGCAAGCGACCGTCGAGAGCGGCCAGAGCTACCTCTGGCGGCGCGGCGACGGTCAGATGTACGAGACGATGTCGGCTCACGGCGGCGACCACTGGTACGAGACGGTCGTCCCCGAACTCGATCCAGTGGGCAACGACCGCGCCGTAGTCCGGGTGCGCCAGCACGACGGAGTGCTGGAGTGGGAGTCGTCGACCGACGCGGTCCCGATTCTCACGCACCTCCTGCGACTGGACGACGACCTCGACGCCGTCCTCGGGGCGACGACCGACGATCCCCTGCTGGCGGACGCCTACGACACCTACCGGGGGATGCGACTCGTCCGCGACCCGCCCTTCGCCTGCCTGATCTCCTTCATCTGTTCGGCACAGATGCGCGTCTCGCGCATCCACGGGATGCAGGTCTCGCTGGCAGAGGAATACGGCGATCGGGTCTCGTTCGACGGCGAGACGTACCACGCCTTCCCGACGCCGGACCAACTCGCGGCCCGCACCGAGGGCGAACTACGTGACCTCTCGCTGGGCTACCGCGCGCCGTACGTCCAGCGCACCGCCGAGATGGTCGCCGACGGCGAGGCACATCCGAGTGAGGCACAGGAGTTGGCGTACGAGGACGCCCGCGAGTACCTCACGCAGTTCGTCGGCGTCGGCGACAAGGTGGCCGACTGCGTCCTGCTCTTCTCGCTGGGCTTCCTCGAAGCGGTCCCGCTGGACACGTGGATCAGAACCGCCATCGCCGACCACTACCCCGACTGCGACCGGGGCAACTACACCGAGACCTCGCGGGCGATCCGCGAGCAGTTCGGCGGCGAGTACGCCGGTTACGCGCAGACCTACGTCTTTTACTTCTTGCGGGCTGGCGGGGAGTGA
- a CDS encoding TVP38/TMEM64 family protein codes for MKLFATPTHRNRTLSRVGLLVVLFAGATLALRVVAPELLDPSALRAFVLGFGSLAPVVFVLLQATQVVVAPIPGQIVGLVGGYLFGPVWGTVYSLLGVALGSTVVFVLSRRYGRPYVERMIVPETVAEFDDLVDSAGLPGLFLVFLIPGLPDDAVCFLAGLTRIPIRRLVAVAVVGRAPGFLLVAVAGADLAAGRATAALWLLGAVSVVSLFSYLYRDRIVAGLRRAEK; via the coding sequence GTGAAGCTGTTCGCCACGCCGACACATCGGAACCGCACCCTCTCTCGTGTCGGCCTCCTCGTCGTGCTGTTCGCGGGAGCCACACTCGCGCTCCGGGTTGTCGCGCCCGAACTGCTCGATCCGTCGGCGCTCCGGGCGTTCGTCCTCGGGTTCGGATCGCTCGCCCCGGTCGTGTTCGTGCTCCTGCAGGCGACACAGGTCGTGGTCGCGCCGATTCCGGGGCAGATCGTCGGACTCGTCGGCGGGTACCTGTTCGGCCCGGTCTGGGGGACGGTGTACAGTCTGCTCGGCGTCGCACTCGGGAGTACGGTCGTCTTCGTCCTCTCGCGGCGGTACGGCCGGCCGTACGTCGAGCGTATGATCGTCCCCGAGACGGTCGCCGAGTTCGACGACCTCGTCGATTCTGCGGGATTGCCGGGACTCTTTCTGGTCTTCCTGATCCCCGGCCTGCCGGACGACGCGGTCTGTTTTCTGGCGGGGCTGACGCGTATCCCGATCCGGCGGCTGGTCGCCGTCGCGGTCGTCGGGCGCGCACCGGGGTTCCTGCTGGTCGCCGTGGCAGGGGCCGATCTGGCGGCCGGGCGAGCGACTGCCGCGCTGTGGCTCCTCGGGGCGGTCTCGGTCGTCTCGCTGTTCAGCTACCTCTACCGGGACCGGATCGTCGCCGGACTGCGCCGGGCCGAGAAGTAG